From Sulfuracidifex tepidarius, one genomic window encodes:
- a CDS encoding MFS transporter — protein sequence MRERLILLVLVLGTMMSAVDSTVVILALPTITQDLHTTLTLTIWTILSYLLVIAVMTTQLGRLGDSIGRARIYNTGFLLFTVGSLLCGMSPSIFFLIGSRVLQAVGASMIQANSGAIIADMFSPNRRGKAYGFTSIGWNVGATLGIVIGGVLTTLVGWRYIFFINLPIGAVAFTLGLKYINYEGKKEKKPLDVIGTLGLGIGLVMVSLSGSEIAALGVNLLDLLTVGAGIVVLAMTLNQERKISFPIVNMKAFKNRTLSFSILASFFQSMGYLAVVFIVIMYLQGIRGLSPLDSSLLLIPGYVIASSLGPFMGILSDRVGGRVPATLGILMMMSAVGVYFTLTPSSSYYTVIAASVLGGIGSSMFYPANNSSVMANASVGDYGGVSGLLRTLANMGTLSSYVMTIAVASIAVPRQVAFEVFLGTANLLGGVSSAFMTGVRTDLLVSAGILSVALVLSALRGKEVRESKREKVQTYSQK from the coding sequence ATGAGAGAGAGACTGATACTTCTAGTCTTAGTTCTGGGCACTATGATGTCTGCTGTGGACTCTACTGTGGTAATACTCGCCTTGCCTACAATAACACAGGACTTGCATACCACACTCACGCTCACCATATGGACCATACTTTCTTACCTCCTAGTCATAGCAGTTATGACGACACAGTTAGGGAGGTTAGGGGACAGCATAGGTAGGGCCAGGATATACAACACCGGTTTCCTTCTATTCACTGTAGGCTCACTACTTTGCGGTATGTCCCCGTCTATCTTCTTCCTCATAGGATCGAGAGTCCTCCAAGCTGTAGGAGCTTCCATGATCCAAGCTAACTCAGGCGCGATAATAGCTGACATGTTCTCCCCTAACAGGAGGGGGAAGGCTTACGGCTTCACCTCTATCGGGTGGAACGTGGGGGCAACGCTCGGGATAGTAATAGGAGGAGTGCTCACTACCTTGGTAGGGTGGAGGTACATCTTCTTCATAAACCTCCCCATAGGTGCTGTAGCGTTCACCTTAGGATTGAAGTACATCAACTACGAAGGAAAGAAGGAGAAGAAACCCCTTGACGTTATAGGCACTCTCGGGCTGGGAATAGGCTTAGTCATGGTCAGCCTATCTGGGTCTGAGATAGCTGCCCTAGGAGTGAACCTGCTGGATCTCCTGACCGTGGGGGCAGGAATCGTAGTTCTAGCCATGACTCTGAACCAGGAAAGAAAGATCTCTTTCCCTATCGTTAACATGAAGGCTTTCAAGAACAGAACTCTGTCGTTCTCTATCTTGGCCTCGTTCTTCCAGAGCATGGGTTACTTAGCGGTAGTGTTCATAGTGATAATGTACCTTCAAGGAATAAGGGGACTCAGTCCGTTAGACTCGTCATTGCTCCTCATTCCAGGGTACGTAATTGCTAGCTCGCTCGGCCCATTCATGGGTATACTTTCCGACAGGGTAGGAGGGAGGGTCCCTGCCACGTTGGGGATACTGATGATGATGAGTGCTGTCGGAGTTTACTTCACTTTAACGCCTTCGTCCTCCTACTACACTGTAATCGCAGCGTCAGTGCTGGGAGGTATAGGGTCTTCCATGTTCTACCCTGCAAACAACAGTTCCGTCATGGCTAACGCTTCCGTGGGAGATTACGGCGGAGTTAGTGGGCTTTTGAGGACGTTGGCTAACATGGGGACGCTCTCGAGTTATGTAATGACCATAGCTGTAGCTTCGATAGCAGTTCCAAGACAAGTTGCGTTTGAGGTGTTCCTGGGTACCGCCAACCTGCTTGGAGGCGTTTCGTCTGCCTTCATGACGGGGGTAAGGACAGACTTGTTGGTTTCCGCGGGGATACTCTCAGTGGCACTCGTGTTGTCAGCGCTTAGAGGTAAGGAAGTGAGGGAGAGTAAAAGAGAAAAGGTTCAAACATATAGTCAGAAATAG